AGTCAAAATTCATGCCGAAGAACGAAGCAGTCGAAACTGTTTTTTGTTGTGGTGCCGGTGGATTATCGGCTGTTCTGACAAAGCCTGCGTTAAAGCCAAGGAAGTTAAGGTTGGTCCTTAACTGAACATGATTGTTAACATCGTATTTTAAACCCGGTGCTAAACCAACTGCCATTCCTACAACAGGATCTGAAGCAACTCATAAACCTCCGAGTGTTTCAGTAACTTTGCCGAAAACAAAAGTAAAGCTACCACGAGCAAAAACTCCAAATTTACCTACTTTCATAAAGGTGAAATCAGCGTAAGGGCGGAGCTGAAATAATGTAGTAGTTGCTTTATAGTTATCTGGAATAGCATTATCATTTTCTGTAAAAATAGTCAAACCCACAACACCTCCAATGGCAAGCTTATCAGACAAAATAAAACCTAACTCAGGACTTAGGTCAAAAGTAAATTCAGATGGACCTTTCACGGAAACATTTCCTTGAACGTCTTTTGATCCATTAGTATTAATTCCAAAAGTACCTCCCATGTACATTTGAGAATAACCTGCAGTAACAAACATAACTACAAAAACTGTAATAAGTAATCTTTTAAACTTCATAATATTAATTATTAAAAAATGCCTACTCTTTGTTGGTTTTTCGGCTTACACCATATTGCAAAAATAACAAATTTTGAATATATCCAAAATTTGTTATTTAATTTTTATGTTTTAAGAAAGCTTTTCTAGATTATTTTACATACTATATTATCTAACGTGTTGTATTACAGCATTTGGTACATATTTAAAATATCTATTAACAAAATTGAAAAATTATCAACAATAAGTCCGTTATATAGTGTGAAATAAGCTTTATAAATTTATACAGCCATTTTCAACTTCTATTAGTTTTTGCTTAATACTAACTCCTGCCGCATAACCACCAAGTTTTCCATCATAAGTAATTACCCTATGACAAGGAACAATTATAGCTATAGGATTTCGATTATTAGCCATACCTACAGCTCTTGCTGCCTTTGGGTTACCAATCTGTACGGCAATATCTTTGTACGAACGTGTTTGTCCGTAAGGGATTTTGCATAATACTTGCCAAACTTTAATCTGAAAATCAGTACCAAGCAATTTTATTGGAACTGTAAACTCTTTTCTTTTTCCTTCAAAATATTCGTTAAGTTGCTTAAGGGTTTCATCTGTCAAAGCGCAGGGTAACGATTCTGCTGACTCTGTTTTGTTGTTACCAACAAAATCAACTCCAACAATAAAATTATCATGATAAGATATTTTTATTTCTCCCAACAGCGTTGTGTAAATAGCTGATAAAACTGTATCCATTATGATAAAAAAACAATTATGTTAAAGGACAAATTTAACAATTTGAAACAAAAAACAATTATTTGCACTAAAATTTTAATAAACATTTAACCTGTAGTGAAAAACCTTTAGCAAAATCTAAAAACCTTAATAATATTTACGAAAAAACAATTACTTTTGCAAACGATGAAAAATATTCGAAATTTTTGCATAATAGCTCATATAGACCATGGTAAAAGTACTTTGGCTGATAGGTTATTGGAAGCTACCGACACGTTAAATCTCAGACAGCAGCAAGATCAAGTTCTTGATAGTATGGATTTGGAAAGAGAGCGCGGTATTACAATAAAAAGTCATGCCATACGTATGGATTACAATTATGGTGGCGAAAATTATGTATTAAACTTAATTGACACGCCCGGGCACGTCGACTTTTCTTACGAAGTTTCTCGTGCAATAGCTGCCTGCGAAGGTGCGTTGCTTATTGTTGATGCAACACAAGGCATTCAGGCTCAAACCATATCGAACTTGTACTTAGCTTTGGAACAAGACTTGGAAATTATTCCTGTCATCAATAAAATTGATATGGACGCGGCTATGCCCGACGAAGTTGAAGACCAAATTGTGGATTTGCTTGGTTGTAAGCCCGAAGAAGTTATTAGAGCAAGTGCAAAAATAGGCTTTGGAATAGAAGATATTTTATCTGCCATTATTAATAGGATTCCTGCACCTAAAGGCGATGCAGATGCACCGCTACAAGCTCTTATTTTCGACTCTTTGTTCAATCCGTACAGGGGTGTTATTGCTTACTTCAGAATTTTTAACGGAACTCTTAAAAAAGGCGACCACGTTAAATTTATGGCTACCGACAGAGATTATACGGCTGACGAAATTGGAATTTTGAAACTTGCGTCGGAGCCTGTCGATGAGCTTAATGCGGGAGACGTTGGATACATTATTTCGGGAATAAAAACTGCCAAAGAAATTAAAGTCGGCGATACTATTACTCATGTTGAAGATGGTTGCCATAAACCCATAGAAGGCTTTAGCAACGTTAAGCCTATGGTTTTTGCCGGATTGTATCCTGTTGATAGCGAAGACTACGAAGACCTAAGAGCTTCTATTGAAAAATTGCAACTTAACGATGCTTCGCTAACCTTTGAACCCGAATCATCAGTGGCACTAGGATTTGGTTTCCGTTGCGGTTTCTTGGGATTATTACACATGGAAATAGTTCAAGAGCGTTTGGACAGAGAGTTCGACATGGACATTATAAACACCGTACCAAACGTTATGTATAAGGTTATAACCACAAAAGGTGAAGTTTTAGAAGTGCATAATCCTTCCGGCATGCCCGATGTTAGTACAATACATCACGTTGAAGAACCGTACATTCATGCTCAAATAATTACGAAATCGGAGTACCAGGGAAGCATTATGAAACTGTGCTTAGACAAAAGGGGTACAATGAAAAATCAGGTTTACCTTACACAAGACCGCGTTGAACTTACTTTCGATATTCCATTAGGCGAAATTGTATTCGATTTTTATGATAAACTAAAGAGTATATCAAAAGGCTACGCCTCATTTGATTATCATATATCCGACTATAAATTATCAAACCTTATAAAATTAGATATTTTATTGAATGGCGACCCTGTTGACGCACTTAGCACACTTATACATCGCGATAATGCTTACACATTTGGTAGAAGAGTTTGCGAAAAACTTAAAGAGCTGATACCACGTCAACAGTACGAAATTGCTATTCAGGCTGCAATAGGTTCAAAAATAATTGCTCGCGAAACTATTAAGCCACTTAGAAAAGACGTTACTGCTAAATGCTACGGTGGAGATATTTCGAGAAAACGTAAACTTTTGGAAAAACAAAAGAAAGGTAAAAAAAGAATGCGACAAATAGGAAACATTGAAGTCCCGCAAAGCGCCTTTCTAGCAGTTCTTAAATTAGATTAATCTATAAATCTGGATTACATATGCCTCAAGGAGTGGATAATTTGTTGTACAATTACGACACAACACAAAAGTTGAACTTCCACCCTTTGTTTCCATATTTTGATACTGTGCAAAAAACTACCGACAGTACAAATCTTGTCGGTACAAATAATAATTATCAAAAATATTATCAAGAAGTTTCGGGATTCGATAATCTTTTGAAAACCTCCGATTTCGACCATATTCAAACTAAAACCACTATCAATAACGATTGGTTGGTTTTTGTAATTCTGATAAGCATTTCAATTTTTTCTGTAATACAAACTTTTTTCAACAAGCGAATACAACAAATGTACAAGGTTATTGTCAAACCTTCTCATTTGTACCAAATAGAGCGCGATGGAAATTTGCTTTCAGAATTTATTCAAATACCGTTAAACATCATACAACACCTGATAATCCCTCTGTTTATTTATCAAACTGCAGTTTATTACGAGATTATATCTTCGCAACGTGGGCTCCTTCTATATGCAATTTTTGTGGGTGTTTACGTATTGATAAACCTAACACGGCATTTGGCAATTCACCTTTGGGGATTAACATTTTCTACTAAAAGTTTAAGTCAAACTCATCGTTTGCTGCTAACCATATATAATCAAATCACTGCTATATTAATAATGCCAATATCATTGTGTTTTCTTATTTGGCAGAACTCTGTTTTTATAAAAACAGGTTTTTTAATAGCGGCTATCATGTTGACTATTAGAGTTATAAGACTTTTCTACATGAGCTTTTTTCAAGCAAGGCATCAATTATTTTATATAATTGTGTACTTTTGCACACTCGAAATTATACCAATTTTGATAATTATTAAAACAATTTATATACACATATAAATAGATTGAACATAAAATTAACAAATCATGGCACAAAAAATACTAATATCGCAACCCAAACCTAACGAGTTAAATATAACTCCATACAAAGAATTGGAAACCAAATACGGCGTTAGCTTTGATTTTGTACGATTTTTTAAAAACGAAAGCGTTTCGGTAAGAGAGTTCAGAAACAGCAAAACGTACATAAACGATTACACTGCTGTTGTTTTTAACAGTCGCCATGCTGTTGACAACTTCTTTAATTTGGCAAAAGAAGTCAGAGTTCAGGTAAAAGAATCGATGAAGTATTTTTGCCTTTCAGAAGCTATTGCGAACTATCTTCAAAAATATATACAATACAGGAAAAGGAAAATATTTTTCACAAACCAGTGTACAAACGAGCTGATTGAGCTTATTAAAAAGAATAACACCGAAAATTATTTACTTCCTTGTTCGGAAGTAACAAACAACGAAATAAGCAACGCTTTGGAAGAAGCCGGTATTAAGTTTCGTCAAACAACAATGTACCGTACTGTTTCGGAAAAGTTAGACGATATTGACATTACCAAGTACGACATTATTGTATTGTACAGCCCGAAGGGAATAACCGCTTTGTTTGATAATTGGAAAGATTACAAACAAAACAAACAAACCATTGCCACATTCGGCGATTCGACTAAGCAATACGCCAGAGAACGCGGACTTAAAGTAGGAATATCGGCACCAACATCAAAATTCTTTTCAATGACCGCCGCTTTAGACGATTACTTGAATAAAAAGAACAAAATATAATCCTTATCAGAAAAGATTTAATTGTAGCATTTTGTCAGAAATAAACACCGATAATTCGTTTTCGAAAAATGAAAGAATTTGCTCGGCTTTACAAATATCCGAACTTTTTAGTAAGGGAAAGTGTATTACCAAAAAGCCTATAAAACTTATATACCTGCAAAAACCTTCTGTCGACAACGATGCTACTGTTAAAGTGTTGATTTCCGTCCCCAAAAAAAAACTGCACAAAGCCGTCGACCGCAATCGTGTCAAGCGGTTGATAAGAGAATGTTACCGACTTAACAAAAGCAAATTGCACCAAAAAATTGATTGCAATTGCCAGGTGCTTTTGGCTTTTATTTACACCGAAAATCAGGTTTACAAATATGCTGCAATTTATGACGCAATAAATGATTTGTTTAATCGTTTACCAATAAAACATGAAGAGAGTAATATCTAAAATACTAATAGCTTTGATACGTTTTTACCAAATTGCAATATCGCCGTACCTTCCTCCTTCGTGCAGATACCAACCTACATGCTCAACATACAGCATTGAAGCAATAAAAAAACACGGACCAATAAAAGGTTCGTGGTTGGCAATAAAGCGTATTTTGTCATGCAACCCGTGGGGCGGTAGTGGATATGACCCTGTTCCTTAAATTTTAAAATAAGTTTCAAATATGAATAAAAAAATTACATCTTTTAGCAAATTAATTTTTACGATAATTATAGCTATTGCCTTTTTTCAAAAGGGATACGGACAAAATGACAAAGATTTTGAAATTCTGAAAAATGTAGATATTTACACATCGCTGTACAGAACCCTTAATGCCAACTACGTTGACGATATTAAGGTATCGGAAATGATGAAAACAGGCATAGAAGCAATGCTTAAAGAACTTGACCCATATACTGTTTTTGTTTCGGAAAGCGAAATTGAAGATATAAAATTTATTACAACCGGCGAATATGGCGGCATTGGCTCATTAATACAAATGCGAAACGATAGAGTTATTATTTCGGAACCTTACGAAAATTCGCCTGCACATAAAGCCGGACTTAAATCCG
The sequence above is a segment of the Lentimicrobiaceae bacterium genome. Coding sequences within it:
- a CDS encoding methylated-DNA--[protein]-cysteine S-methyltransferase translates to MDTVLSAIYTTLLGEIKISYHDNFIVGVDFVGNNKTESAESLPCALTDETLKQLNEYFEGKRKEFTVPIKLLGTDFQIKVWQVLCKIPYGQTRSYKDIAVQIGNPKAARAVGMANNRNPIAIIVPCHRVITYDGKLGGYAAGVSIKQKLIEVENGCINL
- the lepA gene encoding translation elongation factor 4, whose amino-acid sequence is MKNIRNFCIIAHIDHGKSTLADRLLEATDTLNLRQQQDQVLDSMDLERERGITIKSHAIRMDYNYGGENYVLNLIDTPGHVDFSYEVSRAIAACEGALLIVDATQGIQAQTISNLYLALEQDLEIIPVINKIDMDAAMPDEVEDQIVDLLGCKPEEVIRASAKIGFGIEDILSAIINRIPAPKGDADAPLQALIFDSLFNPYRGVIAYFRIFNGTLKKGDHVKFMATDRDYTADEIGILKLASEPVDELNAGDVGYIISGIKTAKEIKVGDTITHVEDGCHKPIEGFSNVKPMVFAGLYPVDSEDYEDLRASIEKLQLNDASLTFEPESSVALGFGFRCGFLGLLHMEIVQERLDREFDMDIINTVPNVMYKVITTKGEVLEVHNPSGMPDVSTIHHVEEPYIHAQIITKSEYQGSIMKLCLDKRGTMKNQVYLTQDRVELTFDIPLGEIVFDFYDKLKSISKGYASFDYHISDYKLSNLIKLDILLNGDPVDALSTLIHRDNAYTFGRRVCEKLKELIPRQQYEIAIQAAIGSKIIARETIKPLRKDVTAKCYGGDISRKRKLLEKQKKGKKRMRQIGNIEVPQSAFLAVLKLD
- a CDS encoding DUF4271 domain-containing protein — protein: MPQGVDNLLYNYDTTQKLNFHPLFPYFDTVQKTTDSTNLVGTNNNYQKYYQEVSGFDNLLKTSDFDHIQTKTTINNDWLVFVILISISIFSVIQTFFNKRIQQMYKVIVKPSHLYQIERDGNLLSEFIQIPLNIIQHLIIPLFIYQTAVYYEIISSQRGLLLYAIFVGVYVLINLTRHLAIHLWGLTFSTKSLSQTHRLLLTIYNQITAILIMPISLCFLIWQNSVFIKTGFLIAAIMLTIRVIRLFYMSFFQARHQLFYIIVYFCTLEIIPILIIIKTIYIHI
- a CDS encoding uroporphyrinogen-III synthase — protein: MAQKILISQPKPNELNITPYKELETKYGVSFDFVRFFKNESVSVREFRNSKTYINDYTAVVFNSRHAVDNFFNLAKEVRVQVKESMKYFCLSEAIANYLQKYIQYRKRKIFFTNQCTNELIELIKKNNTENYLLPCSEVTNNEISNALEEAGIKFRQTTMYRTVSEKLDDIDITKYDIIVLYSPKGITALFDNWKDYKQNKQTIATFGDSTKQYARERGLKVGISAPTSKFFSMTAALDDYLNKKNKI
- the rnpA gene encoding ribonuclease P protein component, which codes for MSEINTDNSFSKNERICSALQISELFSKGKCITKKPIKLIYLQKPSVDNDATVKVLISVPKKKLHKAVDRNRVKRLIRECYRLNKSKLHQKIDCNCQVLLAFIYTENQVYKYAAIYDAINDLFNRLPIKHEESNI
- the yidD gene encoding membrane protein insertion efficiency factor YidD yields the protein MKRVISKILIALIRFYQIAISPYLPPSCRYQPTCSTYSIEAIKKHGPIKGSWLAIKRILSCNPWGGSGYDPVP